The following proteins come from a genomic window of Plutella xylostella chromosome 22, ilPluXylo3.1, whole genome shotgun sequence:
- the LOC105385721 gene encoding protein spaetzle 5, with amino-acid sequence MATKMKRLSLYLWTFILLVWAQLPGLSGYSCPYGHDCGFAPAPPGRAPPCALPGLTFCVHPEPYPESVIRQLVEAGQYDIRTLLSDESKDDFNARKKNPYPYGYGPNSLPHVDQISIVNEVFPNNYDKFHGHGYNHDIFSQKTPLQPPSPIEPSPYNINVFQASNFTKYNGFQGFNTAPGNYWTPQGQGYDTGYDKKVYRSNVNPGLGYNSQYNAQPNYNPNYDSTDWFRPASPVTQYNPVDWWKYVSPSRSDNADVTVERSISYPTRSSTVRHNSTALARGRKRRNAELVRAASKRKLTGAEALKIALGLASAESSAERPRRQTDNTEELCRVRTQFITPRAALNNKGAWKYVVNMPDNMTQLVKAEICASTECSGLCSVPLGYTTRCEQKYIQKRLVALESNGQNLYTDVFWIPSCCQCTIVAN; translated from the exons CTAGTCTGGGCGCAACTGCCCGGCTTGTCCGGCTACAGTTGCCCGTACGGGCACGACTGCGGCttcgcccccgcgccccccggccgcgcgccgccctgCGCGCTCCCGGGGCTCACCTTCTGCGTGCACCCGGAGCCTTACCCTGA ATCAGTAATCCGGCAGCTAGTGGAAGCGGGGCAGTACGACATCCGCACTCTCCTCTCGGACGAGTCCAAGGATGACTTCAACGCTCGCAAGAAGAACCCTTACCCCTACGGCTACGGACCCAACTCCCTGCCACATGTCGACCAGATCTCTATAGTGAATGAGGTGTTCCCGAATAACTATGACAAGTTCCATGGACATGGGTATAATCATG ATATTTTCTCTCAAAAAACGCCACTACAGCCACCGTCTCCTATTGAACCATCTCCATACAACATCAACGTGTTCCAAGCGTCGAATTTCACCAAATACAACGGTTTCCAAGGCTTCAACACGGCTCCTGGGAACTACTGGACCCCTCAAGGGCAAGGATACGACACTGGCTATGACAAGAAGGTCTACCGCAGTAATGTGAACCCTGGGCTCGGGTACAATAGCCAGTACAACGCTCAGCCTAACTACAACCCCAATTATGACTCGACGGATTGGTTCCGTCCAGCCAGCCCTGTGACGCAGTACAATCCCGTTGATTGGTGGAA GTATGTCTCTCCATCCCGCTCCGACAACGCTGACGTCACAGTAGAGCGGTCCATCTCCTACCCCACCAGGTCTTCAACAGTGCGCCACAACTCCACGGCGCTCGCCAGAGGGCGTAAGAGGAGGAATGCTGAGCTGGTCCGGGCCGCGTCCAAGAGAAAACTGACTGGAGCTGAAGCGCTGAAGATCGCGTTGGGACTTGCAAG TGCTGAATCTTCAGCAGAGCGGCCTCGCAGACAAACGGACAATACTGAGGAACTGTGCCGAGTGCGGACGCAGTTCATCACTCCGCGGGCAGCGCTCAACAATAAGGGCGCCTGGAAATACGTCGTCAACATGCCAGACAACATGACTCAGCTCGTGAAGGCTGAAATTTGCGC GTCAACAGAATGCAGTGGATTATGTTCAGTGCCGCTCGGATACACAACGCGCTgcgaacaaaaatatattcaaaagCGACTAGTAGCTTTGGAATCTAATGGACAAAACCTATACACGGATGTATTTTGGATTCCCAGTTGCTGCCAATGTACAATCGTGGCCAATTGA